The Moritella sp. F3 sequence TGCTATTTAATCTTTGGCGAAGAACCATTGTTAAAAATGGAAGCCATTGAGCAGATTAAAATAGCCGCTAAAAAAGTCGGCTTTGATGAACACCATAAATTTCACGCCGAACCAACCATGGATTGGCCTAGTGTGTTTAATGCATGCCAATCCATGTCGCTGTTTTCTAGCCGTCAGACAGTTGAACTCATTTTTGACAAACGACCGACAAAAGAAGACATAAGCCAACTTAATGATTTATTTAAGCTGCTTAACCCTGATCTGATTATCATCATCAGCGGCCCTTACTTAACCAAAGCACAACAGAATGCCAAGTGGTTTACGCAGTATTTCAAAAATGCGCTGTTCATCCCTGTCGGCCATCCTGAAGGACGTTTTTTTGCTAACTGGATGCGCCATCGTCTAAAACGCGCCAACCTTGAAGCACAAGCAGATGTGATCACCCTACTTTGTCGTAGTTTTGAAGGTAATTTATTAGCCGCTAAGCAAGAGATTGATAAATTATCCCTGCTCCATCCAGGTCAAACGCTTACCTTAGCGCAGCTACAAGCATCGATTACCCAGCACTCACACTTTAGTAGCTTTCAGCTGGTTGATGCGCTACTTGCCGGTAAAGTAAATCGAGGTCAACGGATCCTGCAGCAATTACAGGCTGAAGGTGTTGATCCGATTATCATCAACTGGGGACTAAACAAAGAAATTAATCAGCTTTATCATTACAGCTTGATGCAACAGCAAGGCCTATCTGTTATCGACGAAATGAAAAAGCAGCGCTTATGGACTGGCCGCCAGCAGATTATTAACGCCTGCTTGAGCCGGTTATCACTAAGTAAAATTGAACAAATGTTAGTACTTTGTTCTAGTGTTGATAGCGCGATCAAAACCAGTACCAGTATTGATCCTTGGTTGTCATTACAAATGTTAAGTATCAGTTTCGCTGACTCGACCTTGCTTCCAAATTTTCACCATTCCGAAATCAAATAGTTGCCGAGATATAGACACTAAATGATTTTTTAACTTTATTCTTAACGACGGTTAGCTATGACTGATTTCATCCCCTCACGTGCCATTGGTATTTTAGGCGGTACATTTGATCCTATTCATAATGGTCATCTGCGCCCTTGTTTAGATTTATTGCAGCAACTTAATTTAGCAGAAGTGAGGTTGATGCCGAATCATATTCCACCACACCGCGAG is a genomic window containing:
- the holA gene encoding DNA polymerase III subunit delta: MRVYPEQLDQYLKTEIKPCYLIFGEEPLLKMEAIEQIKIAAKKVGFDEHHKFHAEPTMDWPSVFNACQSMSLFSSRQTVELIFDKRPTKEDISQLNDLFKLLNPDLIIIISGPYLTKAQQNAKWFTQYFKNALFIPVGHPEGRFFANWMRHRLKRANLEAQADVITLLCRSFEGNLLAAKQEIDKLSLLHPGQTLTLAQLQASITQHSHFSSFQLVDALLAGKVNRGQRILQQLQAEGVDPIIINWGLNKEINQLYHYSLMQQQGLSVIDEMKKQRLWTGRQQIINACLSRLSLSKIEQMLVLCSSVDSAIKTSTSIDPWLSLQMLSISFADSTLLPNFHHSEIK